The Cyanobacteriota bacterium genomic sequence CGGCCATCAGATTCGCCAAGTGGTACCAAAATGCAAGCTTGGTAGTTGGGCTGAGTGCACCATAGGCCCTAGAGATCAAGGAGTCACCCTTAGTAAACAGTGTCCGAACAGCTTGCAACTGTTCAACGTGAGCCATTGCTTGAACCTGCTGCAACAAGCCCTCTACCTGCTGCGATCGGCTAGAACTAGGAGCCGCAGGCATCACCAAGTAGCTCAGATCTGTGTATATATGCCAGAAGACATCCATCTGGTCGTCGGCGCATAGCCTCTGAAACTGAGCTACGACCGATACTGCTCCCGATGCCACCCCTAATACATCCCTGGCTACTACGTGAGCACTGGAGAAACGTGATAAGTTGAAACCCATGGCCGCAACCATACCTGTAAGTTTAGATCAGCACTCAAACGCAGGGAACAGTGATCAGCTTCGTCCTGGCTTAACCCAGTTCGCTGGAAAACGGCATCCTATGCTACTATATTGCAATATTTATTTACAATTTGCAAATAAGATTTACAAATCATCTT encodes the following:
- a CDS encoding Orange carotenoid protein, with translation MGFNLSRFSSAHVVARDVLGVASGAVSVVAQFQRLCADDQMDVFWHIYTDLSYLVMPAAPSSSRSQQVEGLLQQVQAMAHVEQLQAVRTLFTKGDSLISRAYGALSPTTKLAFWYHLANLMA